The following are encoded together in the Drosophila sechellia strain sech25 chromosome 3R, ASM438219v1, whole genome shotgun sequence genome:
- the LOC6612753 gene encoding uncharacterized protein LOC6612753 gives MAKINLLRHLFLALMLYSAATAKEHLRIRRQAAESVTAAAPNASKVIEDKTEWPGAKEAATEINRTERPAENVETRNSGFDLPAASDSSSSLGSEEDSIYYDNAPVDCNPELVGFEIVTGYVFSAPEKLMDSQPGTLMLTDCLDTCRKNKTCQSVNYETGLCVLFSAHADQLPGALTKSQFPVFTIYAQKSCLSVKPCSRAWYVDRVQNYKLKAEVKRTVSVASRRECFELCLGENDFTCRSANYDRTSGACELSEMDRLTLAGSQAFQVNEGSDYLENHCVDEPNKLCEFKRLPGRILKTVDSVYQEVSSIDECRELCLNSPYRCHSYDYNDTGDMVCRLSHHSRATLTDVQEPFLEVPEASTYELTSCYNVTIECGGGDMLARIRTSKLFNGKVYAKGSPKSCSVDVKSALDFELRMNYHDLECNVRQSTAGRYVNDIIIQHHDMIVTSSDLGLALACQYDLTNKSVSNGVDLDVRGDIMPALSEEVIVESPNVIMRITSRDGSDMMRSAEVGDPLALKFEIVDEQSPYEIFIRELVAMDGVDNSEITLIDSNGCPTDHFIMGPIYKGSVSGKMLLSNFDAFKFPSSEVVQFRALVTPCMPSCEPVQCEQEDTSGEFRSLLSYGRKRRSLNTTDDHPRPRRDIDTSKKSAPSDMLLVQSIQITDKFGFKQDKQESGDFYDSNETTFTANEEGHGFCVNAIGLITAATIFLLTQLAVIAIWTYCYQRRQKLQPYQHSY, from the exons ATGGCCAAGATAAACCTACTGCGACACCTCTTCCTGGCCCTAATGCTGTACAGTGCGGCCACGGCCAAGGAGCACCTGCGAATCCGACGACAGGCCGCGGAATCGGTGACTGCCGCTGCTCCGAATGCCAGTAAGGTGATTGAAGACAAGACGGAGTGGCCCGGCGCCAAGGAAGCCGCCACCGAAATCAATAGGACTGAGAGGCCCGCGGAAAACGTGGAGACCCGCAACTCGGGCTTCGACTTGCCGGCCGCCTCGGATTCGTCCAGCTCGCTGGGCTCCGAGGAGGATAGCATCTACTACGACAATGCTCCCGTGGACTGCAATCCCGAGCTGGTGGGCTTTGAAATTGTGACAGG ATACGTCTTCTCGGCGCCCGAGAAGCTGATGGACTCGCAGCCGGGCACGCTAATGCTCACTGATTGCTTGGACACCTGTAGGAAGAACAAAACCTGCCAGTCAGTGAACTACGAGACCGGGCTTTGCGTGCTCTTCTCGGCACATGCTGATCAATTACCGG GTGCCCTGACAAAGTCGCAGTTCCCCGTATTCACTATCTATGCCCAAAAATCATGCCTGTCCGTGAAGCCCTGCTCCCGAGCCTGGTACGTCGATCGTGTTCAGAACTACAAGCTCAAGGCGGAAGTTAAGCGTACCGTGTCGGTGGCGTCAAGACGCGAGTGCTTTGAACTCTGCCTCGGCGAGAACGACTTCACATGCAG ATCTGCCAACTACGATCGCACCTCGGGAGCTTGCGAGCTGAGCGAGATGGATCGCCTGACTCTGGCCGGCTCCCAGGCCTTCCAGGTGAACGAAGGGTCGGATTACCTTGAAAATCACTGTGTCGATGAACCCAACAAGCTCTGCGAATTCAAACGTCTACCTGGTCGCATACTGAAGACGGTGGACTCGGTTTACCAAGAAGTCAGCAGCATTGACGAGTGCCGGGAACTGTGCCTCAACTCGCCATATAG GTGCCACTCGTACGACTACAACGACACGGGTGACATGGTGTGCAGATTATCCCATCACAGTCGTGCCACCTTGACGGATGTGCAGGAGCCCTTCCTGGAGGTGCCCGAGGCGTCGACCTATGAACTGACTTCCTGCTACAATGTGACCATCGAGTGCGGCGGCGGGGACATGCTGGCACGCATCCGCACCTCCAAGCTCTTCAACGGCAAGGTGTACGCCAAGGGATCGCCCAAGTCCTGCTCGGTGGACGTGAAGAGCGCGCTGGACTTCGAGCTGCGCATGAACTACCACGATCTGGAGTGCAATGTGCGCCAGAGCACCGCCGGGCGCTATGTGAACGATATAATTATCCAGCACCACGACATGATTGTGACATCCTCTGATCTGGGCCTGGCCTTGGCCTGTCAGTACGACCTGACCAACAAGTCGGTGAGCAATGGCGTCGACCTGGATGTGCGCGGCGACATCATGCCGGCCCTGTCCGAGGAGGTAATTGTGGAGTCGCCCAACGTCATCATGCGGATTACCTCGCGCGACGGCTCGGACATGATGCGCTCGGCCGAGGTGGGCGACCCGCTGGCCCTCAAGTTCGAGATCGTCGACGAGCAGAGCCCCTACGAGATCTTCATTCGGGAGCTGGTGGCCATGGATGGCGTGGATAACTCGGAAATTACCTTAATCGATTCGAATGGCTGCCCGACCGACCACTTCATAATGGGTCCCATTTACAAGGGATCGGTTTCCGGCAAGATGCTGCTCTCCAACTTCGATGCCTTCAAGTTCCCCTCCAGCGAGGTGGTCCAGTTCCGCGCCTTGGTCACGCCCTGCATGCCCAGCTGCGAGCCCGTCCAGTGCGAGCAGGAGGACACCAGCGGCGAGTTCAGGTCCTTGTTGTCCTACGGTCGGAAACGCAGATCGCTCAACACCACAG ATGATCATCCGAGGCCACGTCGCGACATCGACACTTCAAAGAAGTCCGCCCCCAGCGACATGCTGCTGGTTCAGTCCATTCAGATTACGGATAAGTTCGGATTCAAGCAAGATAAGCAGGAAAGCGGAGACTTTTACGACAGCAACGAGACCACATTCACTGCCAACGAGGAGGGTCACGGATTCTGCGTTAACGCCATTG GTCTTATCACGGCTGCCACCATTTTCCTGCTGACCCAGCTGGCCGTGATCGCGATCTGGACGTACTGCTACCAGCGCCGCCAGAAGCTGCAGCCGTACCAGCACTCCTACTAA